TAGAATATAGAGCATCCTCACGGATATGCCAGGGCGTTGGAAAATCTGGCTCTCCTACGCCTAATGAGATTACATCTGGCATTCCTGTTATAAGGTCAAAAAATTTTCTTATCCCAGATGGCGGAATTTCTAATACCCTTTTTGAAAGCATTTAAATATTATACCAACATAAACGAATAAATCCAACCTAAAAAGAGGGGTAAGATGCTGACTATAGCAAGATAGATTAGCAAAACAATTATTTTTTAGGGTATTAGTCAAGTCTTTTTATTGCCCTTAAGGCTTTTTCATTGCCTTTATCTTTTTTTAAAACTGTTGAGTATTCCTTCCTTGCCAAGAGAAGAAGGCCCTTTTTCTCATATATATCGCCAAATGAAAGGTGGAGGTCTATATATGTCTCTTTATCCAATGGCTCATCAATAATTTTTAAGTATGACAAGGCTTTCTCAAGGTCTCCCTTTTCCTTATAACAAAAGGCAAGGTTTGAGAGAATAATTGGGTCTTTCTTGTCGAGTAAAAGGGCTTTTGAATAGAATTCTATTGATTTATCAAAGAAACCATCTATTAAGTAAGAATGGCCAAGGAGGATAAATAACTCCTTATCAACAAAGCCATTGTTATAGCTGAATAAAAAATTTTCTTGGGCTTCTTTGTAAAATTTGCCTCTCTCTTCCTTTTCTAAATATTTAGCCATATTAAAATATGTCTTTCCTAATAAAAAAGCGGTTTTTGGGTCTTTGTTTATATTGAATGCCCTTTTATACAAGAAAATTGCACCCTCAAAATAGGGGAAGCTTTCTCTTGCATCGTCAAGATAAATGCCTTTTTTATAATAGCTCTCTGCAAGGGGAAGAATAATATCCAGGTTATTACTGTCTTCTTTTAGCTTCTTTTCAAGGCTTTCTATCCTACTTAAATTCTTTGTCCCAATTATTCTGTTGAAGCAAAAAATAATAAGAAGAAACAAAAAGAATATTTTTATTCCACTTTTTGCAAAGCTTCTTCTTGCCATTCTTTAGAAACTATAACAGAGGCAGGTCTTAGGCAAAAATCACCATCGCTCCAGCCTGATTGAACCTCCTCAAGGATCATCCCCTCCTTTTGCTCTTTTGTTGGAATAGAAAGGATAGCAATATGAAACTTGGGAGAAAATTCATATCCAATTGTTTCTATTCTCTTAATGCCATTTTTTAAGAGAATATTTTCAAATTCCTTCTTAACAAAACCAATCCCCTCTATAATTTTTTCTATATCCCCTGTTCCCTGTTTCAATGCCCTCTCAAGGTTATCAAAAATTGTAAGAAATTCAACAAGAATTTCCCTTTGATATATCTTTTTTAATTGCTGTTTTTCCTCTATTGTTCTCTTTTTATAGTTTTCAAAATCAGCCTTTATCACTTTTGCAAGATTAAGATATTCACTTATTTGTGCATCCTTTTCCTCAATTTCTGTTAAAAGCTCTACCTTCTTTTTTCGTATATGTTTAATCGTTTCTTTTTCTGGTGCTAGTAGGCTGTTCTGGTGCTCTGGTGCGCTTATTTCAGCCATTTTATCCTCCAAGGTGGCCAATGGATAAACAAAGCCTTTCCAACTATTAGTTCTTCTGGAACATAGCCCCAGAATCTGCTATCATAGCTAAAATCCCTATTATCTCCCATTACAAAATATTTTCCTTCTGGAACTACAATGGGAGAAAGCCAATTATCCATCTCTGAATATCCAAATTGCCTGTAGGGGTTTTGATGTATTTTATAAGGCTCATCTATTGCCTTTCCATTTATATAAACCTGCCTATCCTTAATCATTACCTCATCCCCTGGTGTCCCTATTACCCTTTTTATATAATCCTTATGTGGGTTAAGGTCAATTTTTCCAATGGTTGTTGCCCAGATAACAGGCGAGATTATTCTCAAAAGAACACCCCTGTCAGGATCAGCTGGATTTCTAAAGACAACGATATCACCCCTTTTAGCCCTTGCCCATCTACATAGCCATTTGTCAGTAAAAGGAATCATTACTCCATACTTACATCTTATAACAAATAGCTGATCTTTAATCTCTAATGTGTGAATCATAGAGCCAGATGGAATTCTATATGGTTGAATAATGAAAAACCTAATAACAAGGGCAATTATTAGGGCAACAAATAATGACTCAACCCATTCCCAAATCTTTTGCAGAAGACCCTTTTTTTCTTTCTTCATACTTAAATTTTATCATTTTATGGATGATTTTGTCTATCATTGGCTTGACCAAAGGAGATTAAAGGGAATATAATTTTCTTTATGAAAATAGGAATAATTGGTGCAGGAAGGGTTGGAAGCACATCCGCATTTTGTATTGCAAGAGAGGGAATAGTAGATGAAATTATCCTTATTGATTTAAATTCAGGGCTTGCAATAGGAGAGGCAGAGGATATAAATCAGGGGCTTATCTTATTTCCAAAAGAGACAATTGTTAAAGCAGGTGGTTATAAAGAGCTTTCTGATTGTAATCTTATAATTATTACAGCAGGCTTAAGAAGGAAGGAAGGAGAGACAAGGCTAGACCTTATAAACAAAAATCTTTCTTTGATAGCTGATATTGTTAAAAATATTACATCAAACAATAAAAATTGCCTTCTCTTTGTTGTTTCAAATCCTGTTGACATTATGACCTATCTAGCCTTGAAGACATCGGGCTTTGCAAAAGAAAGGGTTTTTGGTTTGGGAACATACCTTGATACCATAAGGCTTAAATCTATTATAAAAAGAGATGGAAAAGACCCAAATGATGCTATGATAGTAGGTGAGCATGGGGATTCAATGGTTGCTGTTTCCTACTCTGATGACGAGATAATTGAAAGGACAAGAAAAGCAGGGGCAGAGATGATAAAAAACAAGGGTGGAGCAGGATGGGCTGTTGGAATGGCATGTTTAGAGATAGTAAAGGCAATTGTTTTTGATAAAAAAGGGGTATTTCCATTATCATCTTTTATTTCAGAGTATGAGATATGTATAAGCATACCAACAATAATTGGAAAAGATGGAATAATTGGTTATCCTAAAATTTCCTTAACAAAAGAGGAAAGAGAAAAATTTATAAATTCAACAAGGGTGATAAAAGAGCAAATAGCCTCTCTAAATTTATAGGTATAAAATGGAGGGGTACCGAAGTGGTCATAACGGGTCTGTCTCGAAAACAGATTGGGGTGTAAATCTCACGTGAGTTCGAATCTCACCCCCTCCGATGAATAGCAAATGAAAGATTATATTTCAGAAGATGAAATTGGGTGTTTTAAGGAGCTGAATATCCTTAAGATAAAATACAAAGAGAGGCTTTCCTTACCCATCCCTGATAGCCTTCCTATAGATTTTGAAAAGATTGAGGTAGACAAAGGGCTTCTTAATGAGATGTTCAATGAAATTGTTCTTTGTATAGAAAAATATTCAAAGAAAGCAATGGAAAAAAGAGTGGTTGGAATGAGGGAATTGATAGAAAATGCCAAGAATGGTGATTTTATCTCTATAAATGTTTTAAAGCCCATATTTGAAAAGATTGGAGAGAATTTTAAAGATAAAATTCCTTCTAATTGGAATAAGCCTTATTGTCCCATTTGTGGATGTTTTCC
The DNA window shown above is from bacterium and carries:
- a CDS encoding tetratricopeptide repeat protein, yielding MARRSFAKSGIKIFFLFLLIIFCFNRIIGTKNLSRIESLEKKLKEDSNNLDIILPLAESYYKKGIYLDDARESFPYFEGAIFLYKRAFNINKDPKTAFLLGKTYFNMAKYLEKEERGKFYKEAQENFLFSYNNGFVDKELFILLGHSYLIDGFFDKSIEFYSKALLLDKKDPIILSNLAFCYKEKGDLEKALSYLKIIDEPLDKETYIDLHLSFGDIYEKKGLLLLARKEYSTVLKKDKGNEKALRAIKRLD
- the lepB gene encoding signal peptidase I, whose amino-acid sequence is MKKEKKGLLQKIWEWVESLFVALIIALVIRFFIIQPYRIPSGSMIHTLEIKDQLFVIRCKYGVMIPFTDKWLCRWARAKRGDIVVFRNPADPDRGVLLRIISPVIWATTIGKIDLNPHKDYIKRVIGTPGDEVMIKDRQVYINGKAIDEPYKIHQNPYRQFGYSEMDNWLSPIVVPEGKYFVMGDNRDFSYDSRFWGYVPEELIVGKALFIHWPPWRIKWLK
- a CDS encoding formate dehydrogenase accessory protein FdhE, which gives rise to MKDYISEDEIGCFKELNILKIKYKERLSLPIPDSLPIDFEKIEVDKGLLNEMFNEIVLCIEKYSKKAMEKRVVGMRELIENAKNGDFISINVLKPIFEKIGENFKDKIPSNWNKPYCPICGCFPLMAYLRRDDGKKVFECMLCKTQWEFLRIKCPYCGSEEKLRFFEIDEEGFRVDVCDKCMSYIKTIDKRKMDIQDIELEDIKTRYLDILAIKEGYKQLQNVE
- a CDS encoding lactate dehydrogenase; the protein is MKIGIIGAGRVGSTSAFCIAREGIVDEIILIDLNSGLAIGEAEDINQGLILFPKETIVKAGGYKELSDCNLIIITAGLRRKEGETRLDLINKNLSLIADIVKNITSNNKNCLLFVVSNPVDIMTYLALKTSGFAKERVFGLGTYLDTIRLKSIIKRDGKDPNDAMIVGEHGDSMVAVSYSDDEIIERTRKAGAEMIKNKGGAGWAVGMACLEIVKAIVFDKKGVFPLSSFISEYEICISIPTIIGKDGIIGYPKISLTKEEREKFINSTRVIKEQIASLNL
- a CDS encoding nucleotide exchange factor GrpE, producing MAEISAPEHQNSLLAPEKETIKHIRKKKVELLTEIEEKDAQISEYLNLAKVIKADFENYKKRTIEEKQQLKKIYQREILVEFLTIFDNLERALKQGTGDIEKIIEGIGFVKKEFENILLKNGIKRIETIGYEFSPKFHIAILSIPTKEQKEGMILEEVQSGWSDGDFCLRPASVIVSKEWQEEALQKVE